The Candidatus Melainabacteria bacterium region AAAAAGCCAATTTGATTCTTTTGTTTTGTTTTCTTCTAAAGATTCAAGATATGCAACTAAATGTACAGATTCTTGTTTAGTAATAGGATGATCTTTATAAACAGCTTTCATTATTTTCCAGCTAGCATTTTCAATAGCAGTAATAAGACTATTTTTACTATACTTTTTAAATAAACCTTCCAGGCGTGGGCCAAGCTTACCTCCACCAAGTAAAGTATGATCACTACTACTATGACAGGATATACATGACAATCCATTATTTTTAAAAGATTTTTGCCCAAAGAATAATTTTTTCCCAGCTTCAATGTTTTGAGGATCTAATTCTCCTTCAGTTAGAGTATCTGATGGAGCTTCAGTAGATTGTGATTCTTTTTTAAGTTCTTGCTTTATACGTTCTTTTGCATTCTTAGATTTTACAAAATCTGCATGACTCTTAATTTCAGATTCTTCCATAGGACCAACATTTTCTTCCATTCTTTTTATTGCTTTAATTAATTCTCCATACGGTAATGATGCAGATTTAATTAAATCCAATCCCTCTGACTCATCATCAATTGAATGACATCCTGAACACTTTGAGATAAAAAGACTTGCTTGTTTATCATTTGCATAAGAACTGACTGAGAAAGAAAAAAGTACACAAAATAAAAATATAAATCTAACTATTTTGACATTTTGATTTTTCATAAAGGCTGCTCTTAAATAATATCAATTCGTTAACATGGAAACATTACTTTTGAGTAAAAATTTATCTTTCATGTTTATAAATCATACTTATGAATGATTGCATATAAATATTGTATAGGCAATTTTGTAGAGGCGAGGTTACCTCGCCTCTACTTAAACCCTGATTTAAGTGCAGCTATTAAAAGTGTAAAAGCAAGGCATCTTCTAAGAGTTAGGGATGAAAAAGTATTTGCACCAAGATAAGCACCTACTAACCCTCCAACTGATGCAGCTATTATAAGAGGTATAAGTGATCCAATATCCATTATTCCAGATGATAATCTTCCTAATAGCCCACTGATTGAATTAACAAGTATAAAAAATGCAGATGCTGCACTAGCATTTTTTGGACTTGCCCAATTCATAAATATCATAAGTGGACTTAAAAATATTCCACCACCTATTCCAACTATTCCTGAAACTAAACCAATTATTCCACCTGAAAATAATGCTGTATAGAAGTTTGGAGAGGTTTCTTCTTTTAGTTTTTGTGACAAGGGCAGTGCCATTCTAATAGCTGCAATAATAAGAACAATTGATAAAAGTAAGAAATATATTTTTTGAGTTATGTGTATAGTTCCTCCAAGATATGATAAAGGTATAGAACCTATTAAAAAAGGAAGAATTAATTTAAAAGAAAAGTGTCCTGCGCGAAAGTAAGAAAAAAATGCAATGCCAGAAACAATAACATTTAATATTAATGCTGTTGTAGACATTTCGTGTGATGAAAATGATGTAAATGCAAGTATTGCAAGATATCCTGATGCTCCACCATGTCCTACAGATGAATATAATGCTGCTACCAAAAAAACTAGTGAGACTAAATAAACAAGGTTTGTACCAATTATTTCCATATAAAATTTTTTAACTTAGTTCCAGCTTAAAAGATCTATGTCAACCTTTTCCCCTTTTAATATTAACTTTTGTTCTTCTGGGAAATAAATTAAACAATTAGCATTTGCAATTCCACCAAGCATATGAGAACCTTGTCCTTGTGTAGGTCTAACTAACAAGTCACCATTTTTTTGCTCTAGTATTCCACGTACAAATTCAAGCCGTCCAGGTTTCTTTGTTAAGTTTTCAGATAAAATTGCTTTTGCTTGAAATGGAGTTATAGATTTTGCACCCATTATTTTTAACAAAGCAGGTTTAATAAATTGATGAAAAGAAACAAGTGCTGACACAGGGTTACCTGGTAATCCAAAAACAAGTTTCCTTTTAAAACTTCCAAAATAATTTGGCTTTGCAGGTTTCATTGCTACCTTTGTAAAAAGTGTTTTTACTCCCAGAGAATTAAAAATCTCTTTTACAAAGTCATAATCACCAGTTGAAATACCTCCAACAGAAATAATCACATCTGAGTTTTTAAGTGCTTTTTTAATTTGTTTTTTAATTATTTTTTTGTC contains the following coding sequences:
- a CDS encoding c-type cytochrome, which encodes MKNQNVKIVRFIFLFCVLFSFSVSSYANDKQASLFISKCSGCHSIDDESEGLDLIKSASLPYGELIKAIKRMEENVGPMEESEIKSHADFVKSKNAKERIKQELKKESQSTEAPSDTLTEGELDPQNIEAGKKLFFGQKSFKNNGLSCISCHSSSDHTLLGGGKLGPRLEGLFKKYSKNSLITAIENASWKIMKAVYKDHPITKQESVHLVAYLESLEENKTKESNWLFHTIGLVGCLFLFGLLAFFYRKRLTDVHKEIRRH
- a CDS encoding sulfite exporter TauE/SafE family protein yields the protein MEIIGTNLVYLVSLVFLVAALYSSVGHGGASGYLAILAFTSFSSHEMSTTALILNVIVSGIAFFSYFRAGHFSFKLILPFLIGSIPLSYLGGTIHITQKIYFLLLSIVLIIAAIRMALPLSQKLKEETSPNFYTALFSGGIIGLVSGIVGIGGGIFLSPLMIFMNWASPKNASAASAFFILVNSISGLLGRLSSGIMDIGSLIPLIIAASVGGLVGAYLGANTFSSLTLRRCLAFTLLIAALKSGFK